In Mustelus asterias chromosome 30, sMusAst1.hap1.1, whole genome shotgun sequence, a genomic segment contains:
- the LOC144480777 gene encoding uncharacterized protein LOC144480777, whose translation MEKPWKCGDCGKGFSYPSELETHRRTHTGERPFTCSVCGKGFTQSSSLYTHQHVHTGERPFTCLECGMGFNALSTLRTHHLVHSDQRPFQCSDCDKSFKSRKDLLIHQRTHTGERPFICKVCEKGFTQSSHLLTHQLVHTAQRPYKCSDCEKTFKSKKDLLNHERTHTGERPFTCSVCGKGFTCSSHLLTHQFVHTDLRPFNCSECEKKFKSKKDLLKHQHTHTGERPFTCSICGKGFTRLAHLLRHHRVHTGERPYTCPVCWQEFIDSSDLLIHQRVHTGERPYVCPVCGNRFTQSSHLTTHQLVHTDQRPFECSDCEKRFKSKQKLLAHKRVHTGERPFNCFACGKGFAQSNNLLRHQQVHMRQQGLDSAATTAANQIQD comes from the coding sequence atggagaaaccatggaaatgtggagactgtgggaagggattcagttatcCTTCTGAGTTGGAAACCCACCGACGcactcacaccggagagagaccttttacctgctctgtgtgtgggaagggattcactcagtcatccagtctgTACACACACCAGCACGTCCATACTggcgagaggccattcacctgtcttGAATGCGGGATGGGATTTAATGCTTTATCAACCCTCCGGActcaccatctggttcactctgatcagagaccgtttcaatgttctgactgtgacaaGAGCTTTAAAAGCAGGAAGGATTTACTgatacaccagcgcactcacactggggagaggccgttcatctgcaaagtgtgtgagaagggattcactcagtcgtccCACCTCCTGACACACCAACTGGTTCACACGGCTCAGAGACCTTATaaatgttctgattgtgagaagaCATTTAAAAGTAAAAAGGATTTACTAAACCAtgagcgcactcacactggggagaggccgttcacctgctccgtgtgtgggaagggattcacttgttcatcccacctcCTGACACACCAGTTTGTTCACACTGATCTGCGACCTTTCAATTGTTCTGAATGTGAGAAAAAATTTAAAAGCAAGAAggatcttctgaaacaccagcacactcacactggggagaggccgttcacctgctctatctgcgggaagggattcactcggttagccCACCTTTTgagacaccatcgagttcacactggggagaggccttacacctgccctgtgtgttggCAGGAATTTATTGATTCATCCGACCTCCtgatacaccagcgggttcacactggggagagaccgtacgTTTGCCCCGTGTGTGGGaacagattcactcagtcatcccacctgactACACaccagcttgttcacactgatcagagaccttttgaatgttctgactgtgagaagagatttaaaagtaaacagaaactgctggcacacaagcgagttcacactggggagaggcctttcaactGCTTtgcctgtgggaagggattcgctcagtccaacaacctgctgagacaccagcaagttcacatgagacagcaggggttggattctgctgctaCTACTGCTGCTAATCAGATCCAGGACTGA